A region of the Microcystis aeruginosa FD4 genome:
TAAAGTGACTGCGATTTATGAGACTGATATTATCTAGTCCTAAAAAGCCTCCACTAAAAAGATTATTTTCGGGTATTTTTTGAACTTCTAACCACCAATTAAAGTTACTATTGAGCTTGTGAAATATCTTTCTTAGGAAATCTTTGTCCGAAAAACCATACATACGTTTCTCAATTTGATAAACTTGCCAAGCTCCCCAAGCGTGAACAGGTGGATTACCTTCACTAAAGTTCCATTCAAAAGATGGTAACTGTCCATTAGGATGGATATACGACTCTTCTAAAAATAGACACAATTGTTCTTTAGCAAAATCTGGGTCTATTAAAGCAAAAGTAACAGCATGAAAAGCTGAATCCCAGACAGCATACTGGGGATATTCCCATTTATCTGGCATAGAAATTATGTCTTCATTATGTAGATGCGTCCATTTCGAGTTAAATTTTCTAGTGTCGGATTGTGCTTTATCTGGTAGGCTATCTGAGGGGTATATTTTATGCCACTTTCTGTCTTGATATGACCAATCTCCTTTGAGCCAATCTTGAACTATATAGTAATAAAACTGCTTGTTCCATAGCATTCCTGCAAATGCCTGTCGTTGAACTTGTCGTTCCTCACCTGAAATTTGAAAATCTGTAGGAGTAATAGCTTGATAAAATGCGTCGGTTTCTTCTTTGCGCTTGTCAAAAACCTCCTCAAAATCACTTCCAAAAGGATTAGCATCAGGTAGTTTATCTGGCGCAATATCTGTCAAGCGCAACCATATCACTTGAGGTTTATCAGCTTTAGCTTCAATAGTCAGATTATAGTGAGCGGCCGCTTTTGTCCCTTTCTGTTCAGGGTTGACTTTATCTAGCTCTTGATTAACCACATAATTGTTGATTCCGTCCTTAACATATTGACTCGCATTAGGAGTATGGAAAATGCGTTCGTTGTTAGTTTCATTTTCTGTAAATAACAGAGGAGTATCTCCTTGACAATAGAGATAATAATCACCTAACTCGCCATGGTGAGCTTTAATCACCATATTATTGCCAGTTTTTTCCAAAACTCTCTGCAAACTTGGTTTTTGTTTTTCTCTTTCTGCATCTCCTAACCAAGACCAAGTGTTACGAAACCAGAGAGTAGGTAAAATATGTAGTGGATGAGCTTTGGAGCCTCGATTCCAAACAGTAATTTTAATCAAAATATCTTCAGGAGTCTTCTTGGCATATTCGACAACAACATCAAAGTATCCCTCGCCGAAACAATTAGTATCAATTAGCTCATATTCAGGGTGTTCTTCTCCTAGATTACACTTAGCATTTCTTCGTTTTTGATTCTCTTTAACGAGATCATCATAAGGAAATTTATAAGGATACTTATACAATGCCTTCATATAAGAATGAGTAGGGTTATTATCTAAATAGAAGTAATATTCCTTGACATCCTCCCCGTGATTTCCTTCGCTTTCTGTTAGTCCAAAAAATCGCTCTTTAAGAATAGTATCTTTACTATTCCAAAGAGAAATAGCAAAACAAAGATGCTGACGCTCATCAGAAATTCCCAATATTCCATCTTCTCCCCAACGGTAGGCACGAGAACGGGCATGATCATGAGGAAAATATTTCCAAGCACTACCATCCTGACTATAATCTTCTCGGACAGTTGCCCATTGGCGATCGCTTAAATAGGGACCCCATTTTTTCCAAGGGATATTTTGTTCACGGACTTTTTGTAAGCGTTTGTATTCTTCAGTTTGTTTCCGAGCTTCTGCGAAGGAATTATCTTTTTGGGTATCTTGAATTGTAAACATGACTTTTCTCCTTTATCTTCATTTTTTGTCCTGTACTTAGCTTTTTGCAGTCCTTAGATTTTTTGTCCTGTACTTAGGTACTTGGTATGGTGGACTTATTGAACCAAGAATCCCTCCCATGAGCGCTTCGGGGAGCATCAAATCACCAACTGCCTTTAAATCGCGAAGCTCCAGTCACCAGCACCTTTTCCCCAGACCACCGCTACCCTAAGAGTTGGGGGATAGGCGTTCCTTGCATGGCTATAACCTCTTTTTCTCTAAAAAAGTGCCTTATGAGGCTCTGACCTAATTCTATCGAGAAGCAGACTAGGTATAACTACTTAAGTAAAAAAAACTTAATATAACTTCGGTTGGGGATAGGCCGAAACTCTGCTGCTATCCCTGCCAGTCAACCTGATTTTTTGGGGGAATTGATGGCAAAATCTTCTTAGCTTCAACTAACTTTAATCAAGCCCAACAATCTCCCCCTTACCGGCAATTACTTCCCCGATTTGGTAGGCATTAATGCCAGAGGATTGTAGTTGATTAATAGTCGATCGCGCCAGATCTGATGGGACAATAATCACAAAACCGATACCCATATTAAAAGTATTAAACATGGCTTCGGCATTAACCGAACCCATCTGGGCTAACCATTGAAAAATCGGCAAAACTGGCCAACTTTCGGGGTAAATCTGCACAGAATGCCCTTTCCCCAAGCAGCGGGGCAAATTTTCCGGGATGCCACCCCCAGTAATGTGGGCCATGGCATGAATATCTAACCCAGAGCGCAGCAGTTCCAGCACAGGTTTGACATAAAGTCTAGTGGGAGTTAACAAAACTTCACCTAAGCTAAAGCCGTCCAAAATTTCGGGGCAATCTTGCCAATTTAAGCCTTGGGTGTCAATAATCTTACGAACAAGACTAAAACCGTTACTGTGAACCCCACTACTGGCTA
Encoded here:
- a CDS encoding MGH1-like glycoside hydrolase domain-containing protein; its protein translation is MFTIQDTQKDNSFAEARKQTEEYKRLQKVREQNIPWKKWGPYLSDRQWATVREDYSQDGSAWKYFPHDHARSRAYRWGEDGILGISDERQHLCFAISLWNSKDTILKERFFGLTESEGNHGEDVKEYYFYLDNNPTHSYMKALYKYPYKFPYDDLVKENQKRRNAKCNLGEEHPEYELIDTNCFGEGYFDVVVEYAKKTPEDILIKITVWNRGSKAHPLHILPTLWFRNTWSWLGDAEREKQKPSLQRVLEKTGNNMVIKAHHGELGDYYLYCQGDTPLLFTENETNNERIFHTPNASQYVKDGINNYVVNQELDKVNPEQKGTKAAAHYNLTIEAKADKPQVIWLRLTDIAPDKLPDANPFGSDFEEVFDKRKEETDAFYQAITPTDFQISGEERQVQRQAFAGMLWNKQFYYYIVQDWLKGDWSYQDRKWHKIYPSDSLPDKAQSDTRKFNSKWTHLHNEDIISMPDKWEYPQYAVWDSAFHAVTFALIDPDFAKEQLCLFLEESYIHPNGQLPSFEWNFSEGNPPVHAWGAWQVYQIEKRMYGFSDKDFLRKIFHKLNSNFNWWLEVQKIPENNLFSGGFLGLDNISLINRSHFKTDDVKIEQADGTSWMAMFCLNMLRIAIELGSQDPSGEEIEAATMFLKEFLNIANAINDITEKNRTHLWDQKDEFYYDILSIVQENLTLEFPLKYRSLVGLIPLCAIDIFESERQESQNQIIDAFKSKFSDPNSLSQLFLPGTDFNYLRGKYESFYIADKHNNDNLEMYLSIVDFDKLQLIVKKLLDKQEFLSDYGIRSLSKVHDPNSEFGSPYSIPCFMKDMYDSVLPSRILYEPGEAGNSPVHTGNSNWRGPIWFPVNFLIIDSLYKFHDYIHDCLGDEFKVEFPTGERGRNTLEQVAVEISKRLIRIFLPDWSGKRPVYGDNPKLRQLFKTPDGQDLILFYEYFHGDTGQGLGASHQTGWTGLVANLIYKVGEYNCLNSAPS